One region of Synechococcus elongatus PCC 11801 genomic DNA includes:
- a CDS encoding rubrerythrin family protein — protein sequence MDLSNPVTLANLEAAFGGESMANRKYLFFADVCKKLGLADLAKLFRETANQETEHAFAHFRLLHPELVVDDPSSLSEEEKKQIAARCLELAIEGETYEYTTMYPEFHAQAVAEKDAIAAAEFKEQEEESREHAGIFKTAAKNFGLLTPIEEYHAKQYGVALQALAGGAASKAPADTNPATQKWICLQCSMIYDPAVGDADSGIAPGTPFAEIPDDWFCPICGATKKTFVPYQEPAIAA from the coding sequence ATGGATCTCTCTAACCCCGTCACCTTGGCCAACCTCGAAGCAGCATTCGGGGGTGAATCAATGGCCAACCGCAAATACCTCTTCTTTGCAGACGTTTGCAAAAAACTCGGCCTCGCGGATTTAGCGAAACTGTTTCGGGAGACGGCCAATCAAGAGACCGAGCATGCTTTTGCGCATTTCCGATTGCTGCATCCCGAATTAGTCGTCGATGATCCGTCCAGCCTCAGCGAGGAGGAGAAGAAGCAAATCGCTGCTCGCTGCTTAGAACTGGCGATCGAAGGCGAGACTTACGAGTACACGACGATGTACCCCGAGTTCCACGCTCAAGCCGTGGCGGAGAAAGATGCGATCGCTGCCGCTGAGTTCAAAGAACAGGAGGAAGAATCCCGTGAGCATGCCGGCATCTTCAAGACAGCCGCTAAAAACTTTGGTCTCTTGACCCCGATCGAGGAGTACCACGCCAAGCAGTATGGTGTTGCGCTGCAAGCCTTGGCCGGTGGAGCCGCCAGCAAGGCACCTGCGGATACCAATCCAGCAACCCAGAAATGGATTTGTCTGCAGTGCTCGATGATCTATGACCCCGCCGTGGGCGATGCTGATTCAGGGATTGCTCCGGGCACACCTTTCGCTGAGATTCCAGACGATTGGTTCTGTCCCATCTGTGGAGCCACGAAGAAGACCTTCGTTCCTTACCAAGAACCCGCGATCGCCGCGTAA
- a CDS encoding Fur family transcriptional regulator gives MTATPVLSADIRDRLQQAGLRVTPQRYAVYANLLSRHDHPTVETILQDINQALPMASKAAVYGALSVLREVGLIREVLLEEGVTRYDARTEPHHHCRCQVCGSIQDLDWDAIAPIDLSLLPPGFRPERYEVTIWGQCESCSATNAIA, from the coding sequence ATGACCGCTACTCCTGTGCTTTCAGCCGATATCCGCGATCGCCTGCAGCAAGCCGGATTGCGGGTGACCCCACAACGCTATGCGGTCTATGCCAATTTGCTGAGTCGTCACGATCACCCCACCGTCGAGACCATCCTGCAGGACATCAACCAAGCCTTACCAATGGCGTCGAAAGCCGCTGTTTATGGTGCACTTTCAGTGCTGCGCGAAGTGGGTCTGATTCGTGAGGTGCTCTTGGAAGAAGGGGTGACCCGCTACGATGCCCGCACAGAGCCACACCATCATTGCCGCTGCCAAGTCTGTGGCAGTATTCAAGACCTCGACTGGGACGCGATCGCCCCGATCGATCTGAGTCTTTTACCTCCGGGCTTTCGTCCAGAGCGCTATGAGGTGACTATTTGGGGTCAATGCGAGTCCTGTTCAGCAACAAACGCGATCGCCTGA
- a CDS encoding alpha/beta hydrolase → MMAMNAQASQAPCLLFAQHGWDDRAYQIQQLVQSIAPQQARIYAPDLGRFRTWIAIDPLIQTVETIAAQAIAQYPDRPLRLIGHSMGGLLWLEVLDRHREWWSRVHSLVLIGSPVGGSDVCRFLDPLGYLPTIAKDLGRNRRPIAEAIAAQIPTASIVSDLGDYSDGLVPVNSSEFARATLVTLQGITHARLKSDSRVAEAIAQFWQRPVVAPSPSDRVADLVAKLRSLNLTECNHRYFSKARLLKTQPEGLKIWQWLSGLRVRHVFVSSFDPLTGRDRCRYAAYTGWLDDAALAAFLQQL, encoded by the coding sequence ATGATGGCGATGAATGCGCAGGCTAGTCAAGCTCCCTGTCTCTTATTTGCGCAGCATGGTTGGGACGATCGCGCTTACCAAATTCAGCAGTTAGTTCAGAGCATCGCGCCCCAGCAGGCTCGCATCTATGCGCCGGATTTGGGACGATTCCGAACTTGGATTGCGATTGACCCTCTGATTCAAACTGTGGAGACGATCGCGGCCCAAGCGATCGCGCAGTATCCCGACCGGCCTCTGCGATTGATCGGTCACTCTATGGGGGGACTCCTGTGGCTGGAAGTCCTCGATCGCCATCGCGAGTGGTGGAGTCGCGTTCATAGCCTCGTGCTGATTGGCTCGCCAGTGGGTGGATCGGATGTCTGTCGCTTCCTCGATCCCTTGGGTTATTTGCCAACCATTGCCAAGGACTTAGGACGGAATCGTCGGCCAATCGCGGAAGCGATCGCTGCACAAATTCCGACCGCCTCGATTGTTAGCGACCTTGGCGACTATAGTGATGGCCTTGTGCCCGTGAACAGCTCGGAGTTTGCCCGAGCGACCTTGGTGACACTGCAGGGCATTACCCACGCTCGCCTTAAATCCGATTCGCGAGTGGCTGAGGCGATCGCTCAATTTTGGCAACGGCCTGTTGTAGCTCCCTCTCCTAGCGATCGCGTGGCAGACCTAGTTGCCAAGCTCCGCAGCCTCAATCTCACCGAGTGCAACCATCGTTATTTCAGCAAGGCCAGATTGCTCAAGACCCAACCCGAGGGCCTCAAAATTTGGCAGTGGTTAAGCGGATTACGAGTGCGACATGTCTTTGTCAGCAGCTTCGATCCACTCACAGGGCGCGATCGCTGTCGCTACGCGGCCTATACCGGCTGGCTGGACGATGCAGCACTGGCTGCGTTTCTTCAACAACTGTAA
- the rnc gene encoding ribonuclease III, translating to MTASSAQPAIALEPQRLKQLQRLLAKLPLAITPDLDWQQIDRALTHPSAAEDHYDRLEFLGDAVLRLAVADFLDRHYPDLSVGDCSALRSELGSDRTLAAIAASYGLERVLRVGKTAVNDHAGQQSRLAEAFEALLGALYLSQRTLDPIRPWLDPLLQQRATAMLQDPTRGNYKAALQEWTLQRYQELPEYRTEQRSDACGDPEAFAAEVWFRGEKLGSGVGRSIKAAQQAAAQVACTALALTNAER from the coding sequence ATGACTGCTTCCTCTGCTCAGCCAGCGATCGCGCTAGAACCTCAGCGCCTTAAGCAACTGCAGCGACTGCTGGCGAAGTTGCCGCTGGCGATCACACCCGATTTGGATTGGCAGCAGATCGATCGCGCCCTGACGCATCCCAGCGCAGCAGAAGACCACTACGATCGCTTGGAGTTTTTGGGCGATGCAGTGCTGCGCCTTGCGGTCGCCGACTTTCTGGATCGTCACTACCCCGATCTCTCGGTTGGGGATTGTTCTGCTCTACGGTCGGAATTAGGGAGCGATCGCACCTTAGCCGCGATCGCCGCTAGCTATGGCTTAGAGCGGGTGCTGCGGGTCGGCAAAACAGCAGTGAATGATCATGCTGGTCAACAGAGTCGCCTCGCCGAAGCTTTTGAAGCCTTACTCGGAGCGCTGTACCTCAGTCAACGTACCCTCGATCCCATCCGTCCTTGGCTGGATCCGCTATTACAGCAACGAGCGACGGCCATGTTGCAGGATCCAACTCGAGGTAATTACAAAGCGGCTCTGCAGGAATGGACCTTGCAACGCTACCAAGAGTTACCGGAATACCGCACCGAGCAGCGCAGTGACGCCTGTGGCGATCCAGAAGCCTTTGCGGCTGAGGTCTGGTTCCGAGGCGAGAAATTGGGCAGTGGGGTTGGGCGATCGATCAAAGCAGCTCAGCAAGCTGCAGCCCAAGTCGCTTGCACGGCTTTAGCCCTGACCAATGCTGAGCGTTGA
- a CDS encoding adenylate kinase translates to MKKVAIFGNAGGGKSTLSRQLAEITGLPLYTLDKIKYRPGGVAVSLEEYQQAHQQILEADQWIIDGFGSLDTLWPRLDQADTLIYVDLPIALHFWWVTKRWITGYFYPPMGWPEGSPLFKSSMSSYQVLWLCHRRLTPKYRDYIQAARETRTVYHLSSAKQVNQCVRAIAQEYKTQKL, encoded by the coding sequence ATGAAAAAAGTTGCAATCTTTGGAAATGCAGGTGGTGGCAAGTCAACTCTAAGTCGCCAATTAGCTGAAATCACAGGATTACCACTCTATACCCTCGACAAAATTAAATATCGACCGGGAGGGGTGGCAGTCTCATTAGAAGAATATCAGCAAGCTCACCAACAGATCCTCGAAGCAGACCAATGGATTATTGATGGGTTTGGTTCGCTCGACACTCTTTGGCCTCGCTTAGATCAGGCAGATACACTCATCTACGTTGATCTGCCGATCGCCCTGCACTTCTGGTGGGTCACCAAACGCTGGATTACTGGCTACTTTTACCCACCGATGGGCTGGCCAGAAGGAAGTCCTCTCTTCAAAAGTTCCATGAGTAGTTATCAAGTCCTCTGGCTTTGCCATCGCCGCTTGACCCCTAAATATCGGGACTATATTCAAGCTGCTCGTGAAACAAGAACGGTCTATCACCTTAGTTCTGCAAAGCAAGTCAACCAGTGTGTGAGGGCGATCGCACAGGAATATAAGACTCAGAAATTGTGA
- a CDS encoding class I SAM-dependent methyltransferase: MIDDNSVQAEYARLAPTYDHRWAFYIGATIQATLQRLDLSSNATVLDLGCGTGVLLQQLINQYPTVTLIGLDTSAAMLEAARKKLPPSVELQLSSVEQLPFPAHQFDCIISTSAFHYFRNPSQAIREMARVLKLNGRLLLTDWCRDYWTMAGLDLWLKLTDRAHFKTYSIRELKDLLDREGFQSLSIEQYRINWFWGLMTVQAVKVAENNRE; the protein is encoded by the coding sequence ATGATAGACGATAATTCAGTTCAAGCAGAATACGCGCGCTTAGCGCCAACGTATGATCATCGGTGGGCATTTTATATTGGTGCAACAATTCAGGCGACACTTCAGCGACTAGATCTGAGCTCTAATGCAACTGTTCTCGACCTTGGCTGTGGAACTGGTGTCCTACTCCAACAACTCATCAATCAGTATCCAACAGTAACGCTGATTGGCCTCGACACCTCAGCAGCCATGTTGGAGGCTGCTCGTAAAAAACTACCTCCGTCTGTTGAGTTACAGCTGAGTTCAGTTGAGCAATTGCCATTTCCAGCTCATCAGTTTGACTGTATTATCTCCACGAGCGCTTTTCACTATTTCCGTAATCCCTCGCAAGCGATCCGAGAGATGGCTAGAGTCTTAAAACTCAACGGTCGATTACTTTTAACAGACTGGTGCCGTGATTATTGGACGATGGCTGGCTTGGATCTTTGGCTAAAACTAACTGATCGTGCTCACTTCAAAACCTATTCAATTCGTGAACTCAAGGATCTGCTTGATCGTGAAGGATTTCAATCTCTATCCATTGAACAGTATCGAATTAATTGGTTTTGGGGGTTGATGACAGTCCAAGCAGTCAAAGTCGCTGAGAATAATCGCGAGTAA
- a CDS encoding bifunctional folylpolyglutamate synthase/dihydrofolate synthase: MSLAELDRLLGSFAQRGVDLGLDRSLNVLERLGNPQNQVPIVHIAGTNGKGSTCAFVDAALRANGYRVGRYTSPHLISWCERLQLNGQPVSSDRLLQAVQTVLTAADGIDLTPFELLTAAVWLVLADSDLEIAVIEVGLGGRLDATNVVAQPLVTAITSIGHDHQAVLGSTLGAIAAEKAGILKANCPVVLGVLPSEAETVIRAQADRLQAPITAIEPATVIESGLWQSQGLTYQSGLIGDVQRINSAIGIAILRQLQQQGWILQDEAIAQGLANTSWPGRLQWLDYQGRKLLIDGAHNLEAAIALRQAVDQLFPDQSVTWLLGMLRAKDAQAVLATLIRSGDRCIAIPVPEHDCWAPQELQTWAEGLGAITATAADWAEGLAIAQSYPQAIVFCGSLYLLGDFLQNLQATGY, encoded by the coding sequence ATGAGTCTCGCGGAACTCGATCGCCTGCTGGGTTCATTTGCTCAGCGGGGTGTTGATCTTGGGCTCGATCGCAGTCTGAACGTGCTGGAGCGGCTGGGGAATCCGCAGAATCAGGTACCGATCGTCCATATCGCTGGCACCAATGGCAAAGGTTCGACCTGCGCTTTTGTTGATGCAGCCTTGCGGGCGAATGGCTATCGAGTCGGGCGCTACACCTCGCCGCACTTGATCAGTTGGTGCGAACGCCTGCAACTCAATGGGCAGCCAGTCAGTAGCGATCGCCTGCTGCAAGCCGTCCAGACCGTATTGACTGCCGCCGATGGCATCGATCTGACACCATTTGAGCTGCTAACAGCTGCCGTCTGGCTGGTGCTCGCTGACAGCGATCTCGAGATCGCTGTCATTGAAGTCGGGCTCGGTGGCCGCCTCGATGCCACGAATGTTGTTGCACAACCTCTCGTCACGGCGATCACCAGCATTGGTCACGACCATCAAGCGGTTTTGGGATCGACGTTGGGTGCGATCGCAGCCGAAAAAGCAGGGATTTTGAAGGCAAATTGTCCGGTTGTTTTGGGCGTCCTGCCATCGGAAGCGGAAACCGTGATCCGTGCTCAAGCCGATCGCCTACAAGCACCCATCACTGCGATCGAACCGGCAACTGTCATCGAATCGGGACTGTGGCAGAGTCAAGGGCTAACCTACCAGTCGGGGCTGATTGGCGACGTGCAGCGCATCAATTCTGCGATCGGGATCGCCATTTTGCGGCAACTTCAGCAACAGGGCTGGATTTTGCAAGATGAAGCGATCGCTCAAGGCTTAGCGAATACGAGCTGGCCCGGTCGCCTGCAATGGCTGGACTATCAAGGCCGAAAACTGCTGATCGATGGAGCGCACAACCTAGAGGCTGCGATCGCATTGCGTCAGGCCGTTGATCAGCTTTTCCCTGATCAGTCTGTGACTTGGTTGCTGGGAATGCTGCGAGCGAAAGATGCGCAAGCGGTTCTAGCAACACTCATTCGGTCGGGCGATCGCTGTATTGCCATTCCTGTGCCAGAACATGATTGCTGGGCCCCCCAAGAACTGCAAACTTGGGCAGAAGGTCTTGGAGCAATTACAGCAACCGCTGCTGATTGGGCCGAGGGACTCGCGATCGCGCAATCCTATCCGCAAGCGATCGTCTTTTGCGGATCCCTCTATTTACTCGGTGATTTTCTCCAAAACTTGCAAGCGACAGGCTATTAA
- a CDS encoding aspartate aminotransferase family protein, which produces MSPETVLAATDAAIASPSFSTDAFDACVMQTYGRFPIALERGEGCRVWDTEGRSYLDFVAGIATCTLGHAHPDLIDAISDQIRKLHHVSNLYYIPEQGQLAAWLTANSCADRVFFCNSGAEANEAAIKLARKYGNTVLGVENPIILTAQASFHGRTLAAVTATGQPKYHKGFQPLVQGFRYVPYNDLAALEATLAELDAAGETPAAILLEPLQGEGGVNPGDRAYFQAVRQLCDQRRMLLILDEVQVGMGRSGKLWGYENLGIEPDAFTVAKGLGGGIPIGALLVKESCNILQAGEHASTFGGNPLACRAGLAIAQVMDRDQLLANVQARGEQLRSGLQELVDRYPNLLAGVRGWGLINGLVLRNDPTVTPIALVKAAIEQGLLLVPAGAEVVRFVPPLIVSAAEIDEALAMTERALLAIAGA; this is translated from the coding sequence GTGAGCCCCGAAACCGTCTTGGCGGCAACTGATGCCGCGATCGCATCGCCATCCTTCAGCACTGACGCCTTCGATGCTTGCGTCATGCAGACCTACGGGCGTTTTCCGATCGCCTTGGAACGGGGTGAAGGCTGCCGTGTTTGGGATACAGAGGGGCGCAGCTATCTAGACTTTGTGGCTGGGATTGCCACCTGTACCTTGGGCCATGCCCACCCAGATCTGATCGACGCGATCAGTGATCAGATTCGCAAGCTTCATCACGTCTCTAATCTCTATTACATTCCTGAGCAAGGCCAACTGGCGGCTTGGCTAACGGCTAACTCATGCGCCGATCGCGTCTTCTTCTGTAATTCCGGCGCGGAAGCCAACGAAGCAGCGATCAAGCTGGCGCGCAAGTACGGCAATACGGTGCTGGGGGTCGAAAATCCGATTATTTTGACGGCTCAGGCCAGCTTCCACGGTCGGACACTCGCGGCAGTGACTGCGACGGGTCAGCCGAAATACCACAAAGGCTTCCAGCCGTTGGTGCAAGGCTTCCGCTACGTGCCCTACAACGATTTAGCAGCGCTGGAAGCGACCTTGGCAGAGCTGGATGCAGCAGGCGAAACGCCCGCAGCCATTTTGCTGGAACCGCTGCAAGGTGAAGGCGGGGTGAATCCCGGCGATCGCGCCTACTTCCAGGCGGTGCGCCAGCTTTGCGATCAGCGGCGGATGCTGCTGATTCTGGATGAAGTCCAAGTCGGCATGGGGCGATCGGGCAAGCTCTGGGGTTACGAAAACCTCGGCATTGAACCTGATGCTTTCACGGTTGCTAAAGGCTTGGGTGGCGGCATCCCGATCGGTGCCCTGCTCGTAAAAGAATCTTGCAACATCCTGCAGGCGGGCGAACATGCCAGCACCTTTGGCGGCAATCCGCTGGCTTGTCGAGCTGGGCTGGCGATCGCACAAGTAATGGATCGCGATCAACTGCTGGCGAATGTGCAGGCACGGGGCGAACAGCTCCGGTCTGGATTGCAAGAACTCGTCGATCGCTATCCGAATTTGTTGGCTGGCGTGCGCGGCTGGGGTCTGATCAATGGCTTGGTGCTGCGCAATGATCCAACCGTGACGCCGATCGCATTAGTCAAAGCTGCGATCGAGCAAGGTCTGCTGTTGGTCCCTGCCGGTGCAGAAGTAGTGCGTTTTGTACCGCCGCTGATCGTCAGCGCAGCTGAAATTGACGAAGCGCTGGCGATGACCGAACGGGCTTTGTTGGCGATCGCTGGCGCATGA
- the ftsH2 gene encoding ATP-dependent zinc metalloprotease FtsH, whose product MKWNWRTLALWTLPILVIGFFVWQGGFGTNLQTNSTINAASTRMTYGRFLEYLDAGRVTAVDFYEGGRTAIVEAVDPDLDNRLQRLRVDLPGTSPDLITRLRDSNINFDVHPPRNDGAIWGLLSNLIFPILLIVGLFFLFRRSGNVPGGPGQAMQFGKSKARFQMDAKTGVLFDDVAGIEEAKEELQEVVTFLKNSERFTAVGARIPKGVLLVGPPGTGKTLLAKAIAGEAGVPFFSISGSEFVEMFVGVGASRVRDLFKKAKENAPCIVFIDEIDAVGRQRGAGIGGGNDEREQTLNQLLTEMDGFEGNTGIIIIAATNRPDVLDAALTRPGRFDRQIIVDAPDIKGRLEILKVHARNKKLAEDVSLDVIARRTPGFAGADLANLLNEAAILTARRRKDAITLTEIDDAVDRVVAGMEGTPLVDGKSKRLIAYHEVGHAIVGTLVKDHDPVQKVTLIPRGQAQGLTWFAPDEEQGLTSRAQILARIKGALGGRAAEDVIFGHDEVTTGAGNDLQQVTGMARQMVTRFGMSDLGPLSLEGQSQEVFLGRDLMTRSEYSERIATRIDAQVHNIVAQCYEETLQIIRNNRVVIDRLVDLLIEKETIDGDEFRQIVAEYCQVPEKERFVPQLT is encoded by the coding sequence ATGAAATGGAACTGGCGCACCTTGGCACTGTGGACCCTGCCGATCCTGGTCATCGGCTTTTTCGTATGGCAGGGGGGCTTTGGCACCAACCTACAGACCAACAGCACCATTAATGCGGCTAGTACCCGCATGACCTACGGCCGGTTCTTGGAGTACCTCGATGCAGGCCGAGTTACTGCCGTCGATTTCTATGAAGGTGGCCGGACAGCGATCGTTGAAGCTGTGGATCCTGATTTAGATAACCGGTTGCAACGCCTCCGCGTCGATTTGCCCGGCACGTCCCCTGATTTGATCACGCGCCTGCGCGACAGCAACATTAACTTCGACGTGCACCCACCGCGCAACGATGGCGCGATTTGGGGCTTGCTGAGCAACCTGATTTTCCCAATCCTGCTGATCGTCGGTCTGTTCTTCCTGTTCCGTCGCTCCGGCAACGTTCCGGGCGGCCCGGGTCAAGCGATGCAGTTCGGCAAATCGAAAGCCCGCTTCCAAATGGACGCCAAAACCGGTGTCTTGTTTGACGATGTCGCTGGCATCGAAGAAGCGAAGGAAGAGCTGCAAGAAGTGGTTACCTTCCTGAAAAATTCTGAGCGCTTCACGGCTGTTGGTGCCCGAATTCCTAAAGGTGTCTTGCTGGTTGGCCCTCCGGGTACTGGTAAAACCCTGCTGGCGAAAGCGATCGCCGGTGAAGCAGGTGTTCCCTTCTTCAGCATCTCCGGTTCTGAATTCGTTGAAATGTTTGTGGGTGTTGGTGCCAGCCGCGTCCGCGACCTGTTCAAGAAAGCCAAAGAAAACGCACCTTGCATCGTCTTCATCGACGAGATTGACGCCGTCGGTCGTCAGCGTGGCGCTGGCATTGGTGGTGGCAACGATGAGCGGGAGCAAACCCTCAACCAGTTGCTGACCGAAATGGACGGCTTTGAGGGCAACACCGGCATCATCATCATCGCGGCCACCAACCGCCCCGATGTCTTGGATGCAGCGCTGACCCGCCCTGGCCGTTTCGATCGCCAGATCATCGTCGATGCGCCGGACATCAAAGGCCGTCTAGAAATCCTCAAGGTTCATGCCCGCAACAAGAAGCTGGCTGAAGATGTCTCCTTGGATGTAATTGCCCGCCGTACGCCTGGTTTCGCTGGGGCAGACTTGGCAAACCTGCTGAACGAAGCGGCTATCCTGACGGCTCGTCGTCGCAAAGATGCGATCACGCTCACGGAAATCGACGACGCAGTCGATCGCGTTGTGGCCGGTATGGAAGGCACACCGCTGGTCGATGGCAAGAGCAAGCGCTTGATTGCTTACCACGAGGTTGGTCACGCGATCGTCGGCACCTTGGTCAAAGACCACGACCCAGTTCAAAAAGTGACGCTGATTCCCCGTGGCCAAGCCCAAGGCCTGACTTGGTTTGCCCCGGATGAAGAGCAAGGCTTGACCTCGCGGGCGCAAATCCTGGCTCGGATCAAAGGTGCACTGGGTGGCCGTGCTGCAGAAGACGTGATCTTCGGCCATGACGAAGTGACCACGGGTGCAGGCAATGACTTGCAACAGGTGACGGGCATGGCGCGTCAGATGGTGACTCGCTTCGGCATGTCGGATCTGGGGCCGCTGTCGCTGGAAGGTCAAAGTCAAGAAGTGTTCTTGGGTCGTGACCTGATGACGCGATCGGAATACTCAGAGCGGATTGCAACTCGCATTGATGCTCAAGTGCATAACATCGTTGCCCAGTGTTACGAAGAAACGCTGCAGATCATCCGCAACAACCGCGTTGTGATCGATCGCTTGGTTGATCTACTGATCGAGAAGGAAACGATCGATGGCGATGAGTTCCGCCAGATCGTGGCTGAGTACTGTCAAGTTCCTGAAAAAGAACGCTTTGTACCGCAGCTGACATAA
- a CDS encoding Fe(3+) ABC transporter substrate-binding protein, with the protein MSRLRLWSTGFAALFLSAGLAACGSSDNKVVNVYSSRHYNQDDQLYKAFTDKTGIQVNVIEGKDAELIERIQSEGANSPADVLITVDAGRLWQAESKGLFQPVQSTVLTTELPADLRDPDGRWFGFARRARVIIYNKSKVQPSQLSTYQALANPEWKGKLCMRSSDNIYNQSLVAAAIATDGEAKTEEWIKGITANFARPPQGNDTAQIKAVAEGVCDVAVVNHYYLARLMESKEAGDREIAAKVGVFFPQPTHINVSGAGVATNAPHKDNAIAFLEFLASPEGQRYFTQGTYEYPAKANTAEDAVVQSFGTFEAAPVNVDIYGANNAEAVKIMDRAGWR; encoded by the coding sequence TTGTCTCGCCTACGTCTCTGGTCAACTGGTTTTGCAGCCCTGTTCCTCAGTGCGGGTTTAGCAGCCTGCGGCAGTAGTGACAATAAAGTCGTCAATGTCTACTCGTCACGGCACTACAACCAAGACGACCAGCTCTACAAAGCCTTTACCGACAAAACGGGCATACAGGTCAACGTCATTGAAGGCAAGGATGCCGAGCTGATTGAACGCATCCAAAGCGAAGGAGCCAACAGTCCTGCTGATGTCCTGATTACAGTTGATGCGGGACGTCTGTGGCAGGCAGAATCCAAAGGGCTATTCCAACCTGTGCAATCGACAGTGCTCACCACGGAACTCCCTGCCGATCTGCGCGATCCGGATGGGCGTTGGTTTGGCTTTGCCCGCCGTGCCCGCGTCATTATCTACAACAAGTCCAAGGTGCAACCCAGTCAGCTCTCCACCTATCAAGCCCTCGCCAACCCTGAGTGGAAAGGGAAGCTGTGTATGCGCAGTTCAGACAACATCTATAACCAGTCTCTTGTAGCTGCTGCGATCGCGACTGATGGCGAAGCCAAAACGGAAGAGTGGATCAAGGGAATCACGGCGAATTTTGCCCGTCCTCCCCAAGGGAACGACACCGCCCAAATCAAAGCGGTTGCCGAAGGCGTGTGCGATGTGGCCGTTGTGAACCACTACTACTTGGCACGTCTCATGGAATCGAAAGAGGCTGGCGATCGCGAAATCGCTGCTAAAGTCGGTGTCTTCTTCCCACAACCGACCCATATCAATGTCAGCGGTGCTGGGGTTGCAACCAATGCTCCGCACAAAGACAATGCAATTGCATTTCTGGAATTCTTAGCGAGCCCTGAAGGTCAGCGCTACTTTACCCAAGGCACCTACGAATATCCAGCCAAGGCCAATACCGCTGAAGATGCAGTTGTCCAAAGCTTCGGCACCTTTGAAGCAGCGCCCGTCAATGTCGATATCTATGGAGCAAATAACGCTGAAGCTGTGAAAATCATGGATCGGGCAGGCTGGCGCTAG